One genomic segment of Chitinibacter sp. FCG-7 includes these proteins:
- a CDS encoding uroporphyrinogen-III synthase → MTNFALPPLASRRLWVTRPAAQAAALSAALAEQGADVLQFPLLEIAPPQDPAPLRDALARLADYDLAIFISPSAIEAVFAQLTTGWPALPVAVVGPGSAQRAAELGISQIICPSTQFDSEGLLEQLRRPQMQPLAGQRIVIFRGQGGRDILPAALQAAGASIELISCYQRLGPRWSASELLTQLDRGCDGLIVSSSEAAQHLFALGGEQTRHRLQSVPYFAPHPRIISALQALGAVQTQLTEAGDAGITRSICRYFAPNSN, encoded by the coding sequence ATGACTAATTTCGCACTGCCGCCGCTGGCATCGCGCCGTTTGTGGGTGACGCGCCCAGCTGCGCAAGCCGCGGCCTTGAGCGCTGCGCTCGCTGAACAAGGCGCAGACGTGCTGCAATTTCCGCTACTGGAAATCGCCCCGCCGCAGGACCCCGCACCACTGCGAGATGCGCTAGCGCGCCTGGCCGATTACGATCTGGCCATTTTCATCAGCCCCTCGGCGATTGAAGCGGTATTTGCCCAATTGACCACCGGCTGGCCAGCGCTGCCGGTGGCCGTGGTCGGCCCCGGTAGCGCCCAACGCGCCGCCGAGCTGGGTATCAGCCAGATTATCTGCCCAAGCACGCAATTTGATAGCGAGGGCTTGCTGGAACAGCTACGCAGGCCGCAGATGCAGCCGCTGGCTGGCCAGCGCATCGTGATTTTCCGGGGTCAGGGCGGACGCGATATTTTGCCCGCCGCGCTGCAGGCCGCCGGAGCCAGCATCGAGCTGATCAGCTGCTATCAGCGGCTGGGCCCGCGCTGGAGTGCAAGCGAATTATTGACACAGCTTGATCGCGGCTGTGATGGTTTAATCGTCTCCAGCTCGGAAGCTGCACAACACTTGTTCGCCTTAGGTGGAGAGCAAACGCGGCACAGGCTACAATCAGTACCATATTTCGCGCCGCATCCACGCATTATCAGCGCGCTGCAAGCGCTTGGTGCCGTGCAGACGCAGCTGACCGAAGCGGGCGACGCAGGCATCACCCGTTCGATTTGCCGCTACTTTGCGCCAAACTCAAACTGA
- a CDS encoding heme biosynthesis HemY N-terminal domain-containing protein: MKALLWIIGLFSVAVGMTLFAQLNTGYALIFLPPWRMEISLNVFIVLLIASVIALYLLLQMLVEIAGLPQRVRRYQANQAREASVKLERDARIAFFEGRFQRAARLASEAMQASARIGEDDTFAVNGLLAARAAHAMRDFAQRDTLLQQLKDRLGDGHLATLMTCGELLLDERRFVEAGQNISAARELAPKLTHAMKLELRLRQREQNPEAVLKLVEQLGKTDALDAEQAGHIRVAAQLQLLRQHPMTPLELKDWWKKLPSSEQHHPQLALAAAQRYIAQDAPLQAKETLEKALEANWHPELLMPYSQLALDLPQQMAQLQQAENWLKSHPRDELLLLTLGRLCRKRELWGKAQSYFEASIAVNPSAIAHAELAELLTQLERADEAAQHYRASLALALK; encoded by the coding sequence ATGAAAGCACTGCTCTGGATTATCGGCCTGTTTTCGGTCGCCGTCGGCATGACGCTGTTTGCCCAGCTCAATACCGGCTACGCCCTGATTTTCCTGCCGCCGTGGCGCATGGAAATCTCGCTGAATGTGTTTATTGTCTTGCTGATTGCCAGCGTGATTGCGCTGTATTTGCTGCTGCAAATGCTGGTTGAAATTGCTGGCCTGCCGCAGCGCGTGCGCCGCTATCAGGCCAATCAGGCACGGGAAGCCTCGGTCAAGCTGGAGCGCGACGCGCGCATTGCCTTTTTTGAAGGGCGCTTTCAGCGTGCAGCCCGGCTGGCCAGCGAAGCCATGCAAGCCAGCGCGCGAATTGGCGAGGATGATACCTTTGCCGTCAATGGCCTGCTCGCCGCCCGCGCCGCCCACGCCATGCGCGATTTTGCCCAGCGCGATACTTTGCTGCAGCAGCTCAAAGATCGTCTGGGCGATGGCCATCTGGCTACGCTGATGACCTGCGGCGAACTGCTGCTCGACGAGCGCCGCTTTGTCGAAGCGGGGCAGAATATCAGCGCTGCGCGCGAACTGGCGCCCAAGCTGACGCACGCAATGAAGCTGGAATTGCGCCTGCGCCAGCGCGAGCAAAACCCGGAAGCGGTCCTCAAACTGGTCGAGCAGCTGGGCAAAACCGACGCACTGGATGCCGAACAGGCAGGCCATATCCGCGTGGCAGCGCAGTTGCAATTGCTGCGGCAGCACCCGATGACGCCGCTGGAATTGAAAGACTGGTGGAAAAAACTGCCGAGCAGCGAACAGCATCATCCACAGCTGGCGCTGGCCGCAGCGCAACGCTATATCGCTCAGGATGCGCCATTGCAGGCCAAGGAAACGCTGGAAAAAGCACTGGAAGCCAACTGGCATCCCGAGTTATTGATGCCGTATAGCCAGCTGGCGCTGGATTTGCCGCAGCAAATGGCGCAATTGCAGCAAGCGGAAAACTGGCTTAAATCGCATCCGCGCGACGAGCTGCTGCTGCTAACGCTGGGTCGGCTGTGCCGCAAACGCGAGCTCTGGGGCAAGGCGCAAAGCTATTTTGAAGCCAGCATTGCCGTGAACCCCAGCGCGATTGCACACGCCGAGCTAGCCGAATTGCTCACGCAGCTGGAGCGCGCCGACGAAGCCGCGCAGCACTATCGTGCCAGCCTGGCGCTGGCGCTGAAGTAG
- a CDS encoding uroporphyrinogen-III C-methyltransferase yields the protein MTQENNSDSLSAALQVPQRRTMPQPALILALAAILSSGGVWLYQQNAMEQLKADLASQLGSNQKLQNELRSNQAQMAQIQQQLQVQVETQAGKLAESESRQEALTGMYDMLTRTESVHTLAELEQMLTFASQQLQLSGDVNLALTGLTSIDQQLSRLNRPELISVRQAVTRDMDALKATPYLDVVGVTAKLDSLISKVDKLPLLIDEGHDTPKKHTPNTEAHNTAQQLIAELWHEFKQLIQIRRMDKPEAALLTPDQAFFLRENIKLRLLSARSSVLQRNESAFRTDISAIQRYLNDYFDVHMPATQGALQVLKQLEEQQLSVAVPDLSASLTAVRSARTTAERVKP from the coding sequence ATGACCCAAGAAAACAACTCTGATTCACTCTCCGCTGCACTGCAAGTACCCCAGCGCCGTACCATGCCACAGCCCGCTCTGATATTGGCTTTGGCGGCTATACTCTCTAGTGGTGGCGTCTGGCTATACCAGCAAAATGCCATGGAGCAGCTCAAGGCCGATCTGGCCAGCCAGCTGGGCAGCAACCAGAAACTGCAAAACGAGTTGCGCAGCAATCAGGCCCAGATGGCGCAAATCCAGCAGCAATTGCAGGTACAGGTAGAAACTCAGGCGGGCAAGCTGGCCGAATCGGAAAGCCGCCAAGAAGCGCTCACCGGCATGTACGATATGCTGACGCGCACCGAGTCGGTGCATACGCTGGCCGAGCTGGAACAGATGCTCACCTTTGCCAGCCAGCAATTGCAATTGTCGGGCGATGTGAATCTGGCGCTCACCGGGCTGACCAGCATCGACCAGCAGCTCTCGCGCCTCAATCGCCCCGAGCTAATCAGCGTGCGTCAGGCCGTGACCCGCGATATGGACGCGCTGAAAGCCACACCGTATCTGGACGTGGTTGGCGTCACCGCCAAGCTCGACAGCCTGATCAGCAAGGTCGACAAGCTGCCGCTGCTGATCGACGAAGGCCACGACACGCCGAAAAAACACACGCCCAATACCGAGGCGCACAATACGGCGCAGCAGCTGATCGCCGAGCTGTGGCATGAATTCAAACAATTGATCCAGATTCGCCGCATGGATAAACCCGAAGCGGCTTTGCTCACGCCCGATCAGGCTTTTTTCCTACGCGAAAACATCAAGCTGCGCCTGCTGAGCGCACGCTCGTCGGTACTGCAGCGCAACGAGTCGGCTTTCCGCACCGACATTAGCGCCATCCAGCGCTATCTGAACGATTATTTCGACGTACACATGCCCGCCACCCAGGGCGCTTTGCAGGTACTCAAACAGCTGGAAGAGCAGCAATTGAGCGTGGCCGTGCCTGATCTGTCGGCCAGCCTGACCGCCGTGCGCAGCGCCCGCACAACGGCGGAAAGGGTGAAACCATGA
- the hemC gene encoding hydroxymethylbilane synthase: protein MSESNHLRKIVIATRESPLALWQAHFVKNWLESTYPELQVELLGMTTQGDRILDVTLNKIGGKGLFVKELEQALQDGRADLAVHSMKDVPMVLPEGFSIAAIGEREDPRDAFVSGKYANLDELPEGAIVGTASLRRESQLRMRYPHLTIKPLRGNVNTRLRKLDDGEFDAIILAAAGLKRLGLGERIRGELSAEVSLPAPGQGALGLEIRSDRSDLATLLTPFNHPATAAAVTAERSLSRRLNGSCQIPLAAYATSDDGFLRLRGLIALPDGSQVVTAESNGSFAAADGLGRTVADLLCTEGAREILQQLSHD, encoded by the coding sequence ATGTCAGAATCCAACCATTTACGAAAAATCGTAATTGCTACTCGGGAAAGCCCTCTGGCGCTCTGGCAAGCGCATTTTGTCAAAAACTGGTTGGAATCGACTTATCCCGAATTGCAGGTTGAGCTGCTGGGCATGACCACGCAGGGCGACCGTATTCTGGACGTGACGCTCAATAAAATCGGTGGCAAAGGGCTGTTTGTCAAAGAGCTCGAGCAGGCCTTGCAGGATGGCCGCGCTGATCTGGCCGTGCATTCAATGAAAGACGTGCCAATGGTGCTGCCCGAAGGCTTTAGCATCGCCGCCATTGGCGAACGCGAGGACCCGCGCGACGCTTTTGTTTCCGGCAAATATGCCAATCTCGATGAATTGCCGGAGGGTGCGATTGTCGGCACCGCCAGCTTGCGCCGCGAAAGCCAGCTGCGCATGCGCTACCCGCACCTGACCATCAAACCACTGCGCGGCAATGTGAACACCCGCTTGCGCAAGCTCGACGACGGCGAATTTGATGCAATTATCCTCGCCGCAGCCGGGCTCAAACGACTGGGGCTGGGCGAGCGGATTCGCGGTGAACTTTCGGCCGAGGTGAGCCTGCCTGCTCCCGGGCAAGGCGCGCTGGGGCTGGAAATTCGTAGCGATCGTAGCGATCTGGCCACGCTGCTGACCCCTTTCAATCACCCCGCCACCGCCGCCGCCGTCACCGCCGAGCGCTCGCTTTCGCGCCGCCTCAATGGTTCGTGCCAGATTCCGCTGGCCGCCTACGCGACCAGCGACGACGGCTTTTTGCGCTTGCGCGGCCTGATTGCGCTGCCTGATGGCTCGCAAGTGGTGACCGCCGAATCGAATGGCTCGTTTGCCGCCGCCGATGGACTGGGCCGCACGGTGGCCGATTTGCTGTGTACCGAAGGCGCACGCGAGATTCTGCAACAGCTATCGCATGACTAA